ACACCACGTCCGGCACGGACCAGCCGGCGAGAAGTGCCGCGAACCCTCCTCCAACTGCGGTCGCCAGCGCGCCGGCAGCGAGCAGGAAAGCCAAGCGGGTGCCGGCTCCCTGCGGGTCGGGCGAAAGGAGGAACATAGGAAAGAGACGATAGGAAACGCCGACCGCGCACATCCCCAGCCAGCCGCCGAGCCCGGCGGCGGCATGAACAGGGACGCCACGGGCGGCGATCTCGGCAAGCGCGGGCGCCCAGAGCGTTCCGCCGAGCACTTGGGTGAACACGAAGCCCAGCGCGGCGGCGGCCACAAGGCCTGCGAGTCCCGCGGCGACGAAGGCCGCCGGGAGCGGAACGGGCCGGGACCGCGCAAGCGTCAGGCCGATCGCCGCCGCCGCCATGGCGAAACCCACGCAGAGCAGAAGGCCGCCCATCGGCAGGAACGGCGCGACCGTGTTCAGCAAGCCGTCCATCGAGACGAAGCCCGACAGCAGCGAGATCAGGCCCAGGATGATGAACAGGAGCGCGGGCAGCGTCAGGCCAGTTCCCGCGAGCGGACGATTCACGAGAACCGGAACGAACTGGAACAGCGCCCCGCACATCAGGAGGCTCAGCCAACCGATCGCCGCGAGATGGACCACCACGAGGGTTGCCGGAGCCTTCAACCCGTCCACCGGAAATCCGTAACCCACCGTCATCAAGGCCTCTGCTGCCAGCAGCGACAGCAGCGCCGCGGCGAAATAGGCCATGGTCCATCTTGAGAGCGGGGTTCCGGTCATCTGTCTCGCTCTTTCCCCGGACCCGCATGCGGGGCGAGCCAGCGCAGGCCCGGGTGGAAACGGCGACGCATCAGGAGCCGCAGCAGCATTCGCACCCGCTGCCTGGCTCCCTGGATATGAGCACGCGCCAGACCTCCGGCCCCTGTTCGACATAGGTCCAGTCGAAGAGCCCGGGGAACTTCGCCTGTATCTGATACTGCAGCGGCCGCGGCTCGTGATCGCTGACGATCGCAAAGGTCTGACTCGGCTTCAGCGCCTCAAGCACCGAGAAAATCCTCGGATGGCGCTCGTTGGGAGGGATGGTGCGTACGTCGATGGTCGGAATTTCGGCGAGTTGGTCAGTGGTCATGCGCAAGGCTCCAGATTCAACCGCAAGCGGGCATGACGCGTGCCGCGCCGCCAGCTCAGGGGAACTCTAGCGAACCCGGCCGGATACTTGTTTGTCGAAGCGCAAACTATCAGGAGAGGAGCGAGGCCGGTCTGCGCCCAAAGCTCCTGCGCGCATGACACGCGGCGCCGTTGTCCTGGGCGGCAAGGCAGAAAGGCCTAAGTCCCAGCAGACGCGGGAAGCGTCACCGGGCAGCGCTTCGATCGCATGGTCCGTCGTATAGGTCTCGGCAAACAGTTGCCAAGCTTCGAGGTTGCGATAGGGTACCGCGATCAGCACGGGAACCTCGCACGCCAGCGCCTCGGCGATGAGCGGTCTGAAGCCGCCGCCTTCGGCCTCGGTCTTGCCGAACTTGTTGACCATCACGAGGTCGACCCCCACTTCCAGCCCGCGCGCCGCCGAGGCGACAGCCTTCAGCAATTCGTCGACGTCCAGCATGCAGCCGCGCGCATGCGGGCCACGATCCTCCGAGATGCCAAAGCGCTCGCCGCTCGACAGTTCCTCGAGGATCATGTCGCAGCGGGCGCGGCCTGGACAGGGCTGATTGCGCTGCACGAAGCCTGCTAGCGAAAGGCCCTGGCCGACGAGATGATCGGCCACGGTACGCATGACCGCATCGATCGCGGCGCTGTCGGAGTAGATGATTGCCGTAATCGGGGTCGGGGGAGAGAGCCGGGACAATTGAAAAACCCTTCGTTCAGGTTGCGGGCCGGAAAGCGCGGCAAATTTCGGGCCTGGTCTCAAGACGTGGCCCGCCGATCAGGTCGATGCAGTATGGGATGGCGGCGAAGACTGCGTCCAGGCAGGTCGCGATCGACGACGGTTTGCCGGGCAGGTTGACGATCAGCGACTGTCCGCGCGTTCCGGCGATCTGCCGCGACAGGATCGCGGTCGGAACCTCGGCGAGGCTAGCGGTTCGCATCGCTTCGCCGAAGCCAGGTAGAAGGCGCTCGCACACTTCCGCGGTCGCCTCCGGCGTCACGTCGCGCGCCGCTGGACCGGTGCCGCCGGTGGTCAGGATCAGCGCGCATCTCTCCCGGTCGCAAAGTCCGACCAGCGCCTGCTCGATCGCGGCACGGTCATCCGACACGAGCCGCTTTTCCGGCCGCCAGTCATTCGCCAGAACCTTGGCGAGATAGGCTTCGATCGCGGGTCCGCCGCGATCCTCGTAGAGGCCGGCCGCGGCCCGGTCTGAACTTACGACGATGCCGATCGCGATGGACGTCATGCTGGATGATTCCCGTGGCCGGAATGACATTTCGTCGTGGCTGTTCCAGTTGCCCCGGCGGCATTTCGGTCAAGCGGCTGTTCGAGCGCGTGCGCCATCAGTGCGCCACACCGCGCCGCGCCTTCATGCCGCGTGCCATGGCGTCCAGGTCGCCTCTGGTCAGTCTGATCCTGGCGATGGCGAGAACGATGCCGTTCTCGATTGCCAGGTGACTGCTCTCGCTGGAGGCATAGGCTTGCATCAGTTCACGCGCCGCGGAACTGACCTGAACCACCTCCGCGGACTGAACCGACAGCTCCGCAACGATTTTGTCGACGACGGATAGTGCTCGCCGGTGATCTTCCAAGAGCCGCGCGAGCACGACGCTCAGATTGTCTTCCCGCAGTGCCCTGCGTCGGACGGCGGGAAACAGATCCATTTCCTCATCCTCGTGATCAAGCGGGACGTCATGACTGAGGAACGTCACGACCGTGTCGGCCTCTCGTCGGTCTACCTTGCCCGACAGGGCGAAGCGGCGCAGCGCTGAACAGATCATTCGTTGGCGAACGTGGTCCGCAAAGATGTAGGCGAGCGGTTCGTCGAGGAGTGACGACGGCATCACCTCGACCAGCGGCAAGGTGCTGGGGCGGGGAGCATTGCGGTCGGTATTGCCTCTCGGTGCCGGATCAGGAATGGTCATGACAACCTCCGCCGCCGCACGAGCAGCCGTCATGTGCGCTGCCGGAATGGGTCCTGGCGTCGCGAGCGAGCGACCAGGACAGCATGCGGGTCAGGCAGGCGCCAGCGGGATCGTCGGAGCGCTCGAGCGCGGTCATCAGACCCAGCCAGTCCTCGTCCGACGCCAACAGGGCGAAGCGTTGAACGGCCCCGGTCACGTATTCGCCGATGCTCTCCCCGTGAGCATCCCGGGCTTCTTCCACCTGGGCGGCAAGTACAATGTCGCCGAGTTCCATCAATGTCGCCGTCGCCACGCTCTCGTCGCGCAGCGCGCTCATTATGTTCCCGAGCAGCATGGCATTGCCTCTCTATTGAACGAGTGGAGATGGGGAACCGGACAGTTCGATCCCGTCGATGACCGAACGGCCGGCGAGCATGGAGATGTAATGGCGGATGGCGGTCCGCCTTACACGTTCGTCGAGATAGTCGCCGATCCGCCGGCGAACAGCTTCGAAGGGCAATTGACGTCCCTCCTCGCGCCGATCGACGCGCACGATATGAAAACCGTAGCGGCTTTCGACCGGAACCTCGCGGATCGTGCCGATTGGCATCGAGCCGAGCGCGGCCTCGAATTCGGGAACCGTCTGTCCGGGGCCGATCTGGCCGAGATTGCCGCCAACTTCGCGCGATGGGCAGGACGAGAACGTCCTGCAGAGTTCGGCGAACCGCTCCGGCGCGTCCACAAGCGTCTCGATCAGAACCTCGGCCTCGGCGCGCGCCGCCACGCGCGCATCGCCATCGCCCGGTGCAGCGGCGATCAGGATGTGCGATACCTCGAACAGGTCCGGCGAACGGAACCGCCGCGGATTCTGCGCGTAGTAGCGCCGGCACTCGCCCTCACCCGCTGTCGGCGTCACCACCTCCTGCTCCACCAGCGTCCGGACGAGCGCCTCGTCGATCGTCTCTCGCCGGCCGGCCTCGTCGGCCATGGGTTCGGCCTGCACATCCAGCCTGCGCGCCTCCTGGAGCAGCAATTCGCGGATGGCGAGCGCGCTGGCCGCGGCCGTCCATGCCTCGAACTGGGTCGGCGCCGGGTGGTTCTGGATCTCCTGCGCGATTGCCTCGCGCGGGATCGCGACGCCGTTGACGCTGACGACGCGGGGTTGAAGCCGTTTCCTGGGCGTAACGACCGTCGGATCGATGCTGACCATGGCCATCACTCCGCCGGACCGAGCGTGCGGCGCGTGCGCACCACCTGGTAGCCGCGCCGCCCGAGATACCAGACCGGCGCCGACCAGACATGCACGAGGCGGGTGAAGGGGAAGAGGAGGAAGATGGTCATCCCCAGCGCCAGATGCGCCTTGAAGATTGGATGCGCGTCGGCCACCAGCATCCAGGCGTCGCCGCGCAGGGTCAGTATGCCCTGAGCCCAATTCATGAACTTGACCATCTCGTGGCCGTCCATGTGGCCGAGCGAGATCGGGATCGTCGCCAGGCCGAGCAGCAGTTGCACAAACAGGATGAGCAGGATCGCGGTGTCGGAGAACGAGGATGTCGCACGGATGCGCGCATCGAAGAGACGCCGGTGCGTCAAGAGAGAGATGCCGACGAAGCACATCAGGCCGGCGATGCCGCCCGCCACGATAGCCAGCCCCTGTTTGAAGCCGTGACCGATGCCCAACGCGTCGAAGACGGCGATCGGCGTCAGCAGACCAACGAAATGTCCGACGAAGATCACCAGAATTCCCACGTGGAAGAGGTTCGAACCCCAGCGCAACTGCCTGCGGCGCAGAAGCTGCGAGGAGCCGGACTTCCACGTATACTGCTCGCGATCGAAGCGGATGGCGCTGCCGAGCAGGAACACGGTGAGGCACAAATAGGGGTACCAGCCGTAAACGGCGTGATTGATGTAGCTGGCCATGGCGACGCCTCCTACTTGCGCAGCGGGTTGACGGAATGGGTGATGATTGGCCTCTGCGGTGGCGGCACCGAGATGCCTTCCGCCGGCCGGCGGGCGGCGCGCATCCGGGAGGTCAAGCCATCCTTCCCGCAGTCGGAGGCGGCGCCTGGACCGAACAGGACTTCCTCTTCCTCCCACGCCGCATCGAGCGCTTCGAGATCGTCCGGCTCGGGATCCGGTTCGGCCCGCAGCGCCGCCAGGGCAGCGGCGTCGAGCTTGGCCTTCGACAGGCTGACGAGAGCCCACAGGACGGCTTCGTAGGGCGAGGACCGCTTGGCCAGTCGCTCGCGCAGCGCGGCAAAGACATGCGCCGGCTGGCCGATGAGTTCGATCGCCGCAGGCGCGTCGAGAAGTGCGGCATACTCGAGGAAGAGCGGCAGGAAATCCGGCAGTTCCTCGGTCGTCGGCGTGAACCCACCGTCCTCGTAGAGCTTGATCAGATCGACCATCGCCTGACCGCGGGCGCGGCTTTCGCCATGCACGTGCTCGAACAGGTGCAGCGAGAGCGAGCGCGTGCGGTCGAACAGGAGGACGTAGCGCTCCTGCAGATCGTAGATGTCGCCTGAGGCGAGGTCGTCGACAAGCCGGTGCAGGGCTTTGCGTTCGGCACGGGGCAGAACGGCCTCGCGGTCGATGACGGCCCTGATGTCGTCGCAGGCTTCGATCAGTTCCGGCGTCGGGTAGGACAGGAGCGCGGAAAGGGCTTTGAGTGTTTTCACGAGCCAATCTCCATCGGGTTCTTCGCCTTGACTGCCGATCCGCCGAAGAGATTGACTGAGGTGTCGCCGGTCGAGCAGCCATTGCCGAAGGAGAAGCCGCAAGAGCCGCGAAGATCGAAGGCGTCTTCATTGACCTCGCGATGCGCCGTGGGAATGACGAAGCGGTCCTCGTAGTTGGCGATTGCCATGATCTGATACATGTCCTCGATCTGCTGGCCGGTAAGCCCGACCTTTCGGGCGATGCTCTCGTCGATGACGCCATCGACGGTTTTCGCGCGCATGTAGGCTCTCATTGCGAGCATGCGCTCCAGCCCGAGAGCGACCGGCTCCTCGTCGCCTGCGGTCAGCAGATTGGCGAGGTATTTGAGGGGAATGCGCAGCGAGCGCACGTCCGGCATGGCGCCGTCCATGCCCATCTTCCCGGCCTCCGCCGCCGACTGGATCGGCGAGAGCGGCGGCACGTACCAGACCATCGGCAGGGTGCGGTATTCGGGATGAAGTGGGAAAGCGACCTTCCACTCCATCGCCATCTTCCAGATCGGCGATATCCTGGCGGCGCTGAGCCAGGAGTCGGCTATGCCGTCCTTGCGGGCCTGTGCGATCACGGCGGGATCGTTCGGATCCATGAATATCTTCATTTGCGCCGCATAGAGATCGGTCTCGTCCTTGACGCTCGCGGCCTCCTCGATCCGGTCGGCATCGTAGAGGATGACACCCAGATAGCGGATGCGGCCGACGCAGGTTTCCGAGCACACGGTCGGCTGCCCGGCTTCGATGCGCGGATAGCAGAAGATGCACTTCTCGGATTTGCCCGACGACCAGTTGTAGTAGATCTTCTTGTAGGGACAGCCGGAGACGCACATGCGCCAGCCGCGGCATTTGTCCTGGTCGATCAGGACGATGCCGTCTTCCTCGCGCTTGTAGATCGCGCCCGAAGGGCAGGCAGCGGCGCACGCCGGGTTCAGGCAATGCTCGCACAGCCGTGGCAGATACATCATGAAGGTGTTTTCGAACTGGCCGTACATCTCCTTCTGGATACCGTCGAAATTCTTGTCGGCGGAGCGCTTGGCAAACTCGCCGCCGAGAATTTCCTCCCAGTTCGGCCCCCATTCGATCTTCTCCATCC
Above is a genomic segment from Mesorhizobium sp. containing:
- a CDS encoding DUF2249 domain-containing protein, with protein sequence MTTDQLAEIPTIDVRTIPPNERHPRIFSVLEALKPSQTFAIVSDHEPRPLQYQIQAKFPGLFDWTYVEQGPEVWRVLISREPGSGCECCCGS
- a CDS encoding DUF2478 domain-containing protein, which encodes MSRLSPPTPITAIIYSDSAAIDAVMRTVADHLVGQGLSLAGFVQRNQPCPGRARCDMILEELSSGERFGISEDRGPHARGCMLDVDELLKAVASAARGLEVGVDLVMVNKFGKTEAEGGGFRPLIAEALACEVPVLIAVPYRNLEAWQLFAETYTTDHAIEALPGDASRVCWDLGLSALPPRTTAPRVMRAGALGADRPRSSPDSLRFDKQVSGRVR
- the mog gene encoding molybdopterin adenylyltransferase; the encoded protein is MTSIAIGIVVSSDRAAAGLYEDRGGPAIEAYLAKVLANDWRPEKRLVSDDRAAIEQALVGLCDRERCALILTTGGTGPAARDVTPEATAEVCERLLPGFGEAMRTASLAEVPTAILSRQIAGTRGQSLIVNLPGKPSSIATCLDAVFAAIPYCIDLIGGPRLETRPEICRAFRPAT
- a CDS encoding hemerythrin domain-containing protein, producing the protein MTIPDPAPRGNTDRNAPRPSTLPLVEVMPSSLLDEPLAYIFADHVRQRMICSALRRFALSGKVDRREADTVVTFLSHDVPLDHEDEEMDLFPAVRRRALREDNLSVVLARLLEDHRRALSVVDKIVAELSVQSAEVVQVSSAARELMQAYASSESSHLAIENGIVLAIARIRLTRGDLDAMARGMKARRGVAH
- a CDS encoding peptidylprolyl isomerase translates to MVSIDPTVVTPRKRLQPRVVSVNGVAIPREAIAQEIQNHPAPTQFEAWTAAASALAIRELLLQEARRLDVQAEPMADEAGRRETIDEALVRTLVEQEVVTPTAGEGECRRYYAQNPRRFRSPDLFEVSHILIAAAPGDGDARVAARAEAEVLIETLVDAPERFAELCRTFSSCPSREVGGNLGQIGPGQTVPEFEAALGSMPIGTIREVPVESRYGFHIVRVDRREEGRQLPFEAVRRRIGDYLDERVRRTAIRHYISMLAGRSVIDGIELSGSPSPLVQ
- the narI gene encoding respiratory nitrate reductase subunit gamma; protein product: MASYINHAVYGWYPYLCLTVFLLGSAIRFDREQYTWKSGSSQLLRRRQLRWGSNLFHVGILVIFVGHFVGLLTPIAVFDALGIGHGFKQGLAIVAGGIAGLMCFVGISLLTHRRLFDARIRATSSFSDTAILLILFVQLLLGLATIPISLGHMDGHEMVKFMNWAQGILTLRGDAWMLVADAHPIFKAHLALGMTIFLLFPFTRLVHVWSAPVWYLGRRGYQVVRTRRTLGPAE
- the narJ gene encoding nitrate reductase molybdenum cofactor assembly chaperone; translated protein: MKTLKALSALLSYPTPELIEACDDIRAVIDREAVLPRAERKALHRLVDDLASGDIYDLQERYVLLFDRTRSLSLHLFEHVHGESRARGQAMVDLIKLYEDGGFTPTTEELPDFLPLFLEYAALLDAPAAIELIGQPAHVFAALRERLAKRSSPYEAVLWALVSLSKAKLDAAALAALRAEPDPEPDDLEALDAAWEEEEVLFGPGAASDCGKDGLTSRMRAARRPAEGISVPPPQRPIITHSVNPLRK
- the narH gene encoding nitrate reductase subunit beta, producing the protein MKIRAQIAMVLNLDKCIGCHTCSVTCKNVWTNREGMEYAWFNNVETKPGIGYPKDWENQDRWNGGWKRKRNGKIEPRIGSKWRILANIFANPDLPEIDDYYEPFTFDYEHLQKAPELEAFPTARPRSLITGERMEKIEWGPNWEEILGGEFAKRSADKNFDGIQKEMYGQFENTFMMYLPRLCEHCLNPACAAACPSGAIYKREEDGIVLIDQDKCRGWRMCVSGCPYKKIYYNWSSGKSEKCIFCYPRIEAGQPTVCSETCVGRIRYLGVILYDADRIEEAASVKDETDLYAAQMKIFMDPNDPAVIAQARKDGIADSWLSAARISPIWKMAMEWKVAFPLHPEYRTLPMVWYVPPLSPIQSAAEAGKMGMDGAMPDVRSLRIPLKYLANLLTAGDEEPVALGLERMLAMRAYMRAKTVDGVIDESIARKVGLTGQQIEDMYQIMAIANYEDRFVIPTAHREVNEDAFDLRGSCGFSFGNGCSTGDTSVNLFGGSAVKAKNPMEIGS